The following coding sequences are from one Lysinibacillus sp. FSL W8-0992 window:
- a CDS encoding PilZ domain-containing protein: MIFKRQEGFRFKFDEPVNMTFAIYENGKVNHAQTAMADLLDISPRGLKMFTEVDLGVRPSPLDLRFVLDTREIRVYGEVIWSRPHGNGKQYGVFFNNQGAIEDLIVDELKLRRKKEMAEAKQKKINS, from the coding sequence ATGATATTTAAGCGTCAAGAAGGCTTTCGTTTTAAATTTGACGAGCCGGTTAATATGACCTTTGCTATATATGAGAATGGTAAAGTGAATCATGCGCAAACGGCAATGGCTGATTTATTGGATATTAGTCCGAGGGGATTAAAGATGTTTACTGAGGTTGATTTAGGTGTACGTCCTTCTCCTCTTGATTTGCGCTTTGTTCTAGATACAAGAGAAATCCGAGTATATGGCGAGGTAATTTGGAGCCGTCCTCATGGTAATGGGAAACAATACGGCGTATTTTTCAATAATCAAGGCGCTATTGAGGATTTGATTGTTGACGAGCTGAAATTACGTCGTAAAAAAGAAATGGCTGAAGCAAAACAGAAAAAAATAAATTCATAA
- the fliS gene encoding flagellar export chaperone FliS, which translates to MATQNAAYNAYKQNSVTTASPGELTLMLYNGCLKFLTKAKSAINDRNIEQRNYNIQRSQAIISELMSTLNMDIEISKQMMKLYEYIQHRLVEANIQNDVSIIEEVEGLVTEFRDTWKEVIRINRQQQFGNGNNGHV; encoded by the coding sequence ATGGCAACGCAAAATGCAGCTTATAACGCCTACAAACAAAATAGTGTGACAACGGCTTCACCAGGAGAGCTTACGTTGATGTTATATAATGGCTGTTTAAAGTTTTTAACTAAAGCTAAATCAGCTATCAACGATAGAAACATTGAACAGCGAAATTACAATATTCAACGCTCACAAGCAATTATTTCAGAATTGATGTCTACATTAAACATGGATATTGAGATTTCAAAACAAATGATGAAATTATATGAATATATACAACATCGTTTAGTAGAAGCAAATATCCAAAATGATGTTAGCATCATCGAAGAAGTTGAAGGCTTAGTGACAGAGTTTCGGGATACTTGGAAAGAAGTTATTCGCATTAATCGACAACAACAGTTCGGTAATGGGAATAACGGACATGTTTAA
- a CDS encoding flagellar protein FliT, whose amino-acid sequence MDDKLLTNYLQISAQLYKYLTQIPTGEERTDYTNKINDYLDDRGKLVEQIKQCNFKYDATNKTHQTLFELDKGIQERLSIVMDAVKEDIKDLNNSKKHEQQYIDPYESLRTLEGRYYDGKK is encoded by the coding sequence ATGGATGATAAATTATTAACTAATTATTTGCAGATTTCTGCTCAACTATATAAATATTTGACACAGATCCCAACAGGTGAAGAACGTACAGATTATACTAACAAAATAAATGATTATTTAGATGACCGCGGAAAACTAGTAGAGCAAATAAAACAGTGTAACTTCAAGTATGATGCAACTAATAAAACACACCAAACATTATTCGAACTGGATAAAGGTATTCAGGAAAGATTATCTATAGTGATGGATGCTGTTAAAGAAGACATTAAGGATTTAAATAATTCTAAAAAGCATGAACAACAATATATAGATCCATATGAAAGTTTAAGAACTTTAGAAGGTCGTTATTACGACGGAAAAAAATAG
- the fliD gene encoding flagellar filament capping protein FliD → MATTNAASFSYLSSSSNRLTGLASGMDIDSIVEKLMKAESAKMEKLQQQKQKYEWQRDSYRSINTKLEAFRTEAYDKYKPSSFLTKSATVSDSSKLSVTASASASGSLTITDATLANSAIKISNTINIPNTADAITGSTKLKDLNITNPDGEVKVKVIQKDGTLKETSIKFNVETDTVEDFVKKVNSSGAGLTAIFSGGKMSLTANATGNKDGLSMEVVTDGTNPPSSDVFEKLGLADNTGSFGNAAVGQNAKYTVNGIEKTSSSNTFSESGYTITLNKTFTQADGSVSISSTTDKNAIADKVKSFVELYNGLIESLNSPIKEKKNYSYPPLTDAQKAEMSEDEIKKWEEKAKLGTLRNDAAISAVVSNMRTAIYSIGTNKDGKYNTLYNIGITTSDKYTDGGKLVIDEKKLLQAIEENPDAIADLFTRSAEENGTGDKGGLITQLRGIAKTGIDSIAAKAGKEGAVENSFTLGKNLISIETKISDWQKKLKSIEERYFKQFSAMEQAIQKANSQSSLFAQG, encoded by the coding sequence ATGGCAACTACAAATGCAGCATCGTTTTCATATTTATCAAGTTCTAGTAACCGACTTACAGGATTAGCTTCTGGTATGGATATCGACTCTATTGTTGAAAAGTTGATGAAAGCTGAAAGTGCAAAAATGGAGAAGCTTCAGCAACAAAAGCAAAAATATGAGTGGCAACGTGATTCTTATAGAAGTATTAACACTAAATTAGAGGCTTTTAGAACAGAGGCATATGATAAATATAAACCAAGTTCATTTTTAACAAAGTCTGCAACAGTTTCTGATTCAAGTAAGTTATCAGTAACAGCGAGCGCTTCAGCTTCAGGATCTTTAACAATAACAGATGCTACGCTAGCAAATTCTGCTATTAAAATTTCTAATACAATTAATATCCCGAATACAGCTGATGCGATAACAGGATCTACAAAGTTAAAAGACTTAAATATTACAAATCCTGATGGTGAAGTAAAGGTTAAAGTGATTCAAAAAGATGGTACTTTAAAGGAAACTTCAATAAAGTTTAATGTTGAAACAGATACAGTTGAAGACTTTGTGAAAAAAGTTAACTCTTCAGGAGCTGGGCTAACTGCGATTTTCTCAGGCGGTAAGATGTCTTTAACAGCAAATGCAACAGGAAATAAAGATGGCTTATCCATGGAAGTAGTAACTGATGGAACAAATCCTCCTTCTTCAGATGTTTTTGAAAAGTTAGGCCTAGCAGATAATACAGGATCATTTGGTAATGCGGCAGTTGGTCAAAATGCTAAATATACTGTAAATGGTATTGAGAAAACAAGCTCATCGAATACATTTTCTGAATCGGGTTATACAATTACATTAAATAAAACTTTTACACAAGCTGATGGATCGGTATCGATTTCTTCGACTACTGATAAAAATGCAATTGCGGATAAGGTCAAATCTTTTGTTGAACTTTATAATGGGCTAATTGAAAGCTTGAATTCTCCTATTAAAGAGAAGAAGAATTATAGCTATCCTCCTTTAACAGATGCTCAGAAGGCAGAAATGTCAGAAGATGAGATTAAGAAATGGGAAGAGAAGGCTAAATTGGGTACTTTAAGAAATGATGCTGCAATTAGCGCAGTTGTATCAAATATGCGAACAGCTATTTACTCAATTGGTACTAATAAAGATGGAAAGTACAATACGTTATATAACATTGGCATAACTACTTCAGATAAGTACACAGATGGTGGCAAATTAGTAATTGATGAAAAAAAACTTCTGCAAGCAATTGAAGAAAACCCAGATGCAATAGCAGATTTATTTACACGATCAGCAGAAGAAAATGGTACAGGAGATAAGGGTGGACTTATAACTCAACTGCGCGGTATAGCGAAAACGGGAATTGATTCAATTGCTGCTAAGGCAGGAAAAGAAGGTGCGGTTGAAAATTCATTCACTTTAGGTAAGAATTTAATTTCAATTGAAACAAAAATTAGTGATTGGCAAAAAAAATTAAAATCAATTGAAGAGCGCTATTTCAAACAATTTTCTGCAATGGAGCAAGCTATTCAAAAAGCGAACTCGCAATCTAGTTTATTTGCACAAGGATAA
- a CDS encoding flagellar protein FlaG produces the protein MRIATQSQSIESGNPSGSVQTIQKNSNEVTTNSVMLPINEKIEVKTEEQSVSKEKLQQAVDSVNEFLQLNHSASKFVFHEGLDRYFVQVVDTETEEVVKEIPPKKLLDAFYEMQKLVGMIVDEKI, from the coding sequence ATGCGAATTGCCACACAAAGTCAATCAATAGAATCAGGTAATCCATCGGGCTCTGTACAGACAATCCAGAAAAACTCTAACGAAGTAACAACTAATTCAGTTATGTTACCAATAAATGAGAAAATAGAAGTGAAAACCGAAGAACAGTCAGTATCAAAGGAAAAATTACAGCAGGCAGTAGACTCAGTAAATGAATTTTTACAATTAAACCATAGTGCATCTAAGTTTGTGTTTCATGAAGGATTAGATCGTTATTTTGTACAGGTTGTTGATACTGAAACAGAAGAAGTTGTAAAAGAAATTCCACCGAAAAAACTTTTAGATGCATTTTATGAGATGCAAAAGCTAGTAGGTATGATTGTAGACGAAAAAATATAA
- a CDS encoding glycosyltransferase family protein, giving the protein MILIKGQSNYNVLRYWIDALAVGFEKIGVEAIVLDVNNSINQQLITTLQMDVDAIISFNGLLIEQKEVLEKVIRAPYIYLLIDHPIDHLARIQNLREGDILTLMDRNDVNNLEIFGLIVNNLYMLPHAAIELSIEPCEKSIDILVSGSYSDMSNYKEYINGQTPAIRAICEEVIENCLADTRKYYIEEFIEAFKKRGISIELRLYESPEFIKMVYDIGRYVYSNNRLKVITALADAGIKVDIYGSNWDCSPVASYPNVHIHESVSYWKTQELMRKSKIVMNFQALLRDGTHERVFAGMAARSVVVTNETPYLREIFNEGEELIFYNFNDINEMVKNVQGILKNDGQRGKISESAWQAVKGMHTFEERAKAIVDIFHDVYPKTLK; this is encoded by the coding sequence GTGATACTAATAAAAGGGCAATCTAATTACAATGTTCTTAGGTATTGGATTGATGCACTTGCAGTTGGGTTTGAAAAAATAGGTGTAGAAGCGATTGTTTTAGATGTGAATAACTCGATTAATCAACAACTTATTACAACATTGCAAATGGATGTCGATGCGATTATATCATTTAATGGTTTATTAATTGAACAAAAAGAAGTTCTCGAAAAGGTTATTCGAGCTCCATATATCTATTTACTTATTGACCATCCAATTGACCACTTAGCACGTATTCAAAACTTGCGTGAAGGAGATATATTAACTTTGATGGATCGTAATGATGTGAATAATTTAGAAATATTCGGTCTTATTGTTAATAATCTATATATGCTTCCGCACGCGGCAATCGAATTATCTATTGAACCATGTGAGAAGTCAATAGATATTTTAGTGAGTGGTTCTTATTCAGATATGTCAAATTATAAAGAGTATATTAATGGACAAACACCAGCAATAAGAGCAATTTGTGAAGAGGTTATAGAAAATTGTTTAGCTGATACAAGAAAATATTATATAGAAGAGTTTATAGAAGCTTTTAAAAAGCGTGGTATTTCGATTGAATTACGATTATATGAATCGCCTGAATTTATTAAGATGGTTTATGATATTGGTCGTTATGTTTATTCTAACAATCGTTTAAAAGTAATTACGGCTTTAGCGGATGCAGGTATTAAAGTGGATATATACGGAAGTAATTGGGATTGTTCTCCTGTGGCTAGTTATCCAAATGTCCATATCCATGAATCGGTAAGTTATTGGAAGACACAAGAATTAATGAGAAAGTCAAAAATAGTGATGAACTTTCAAGCATTACTCCGTGATGGTACCCATGAAAGGGTTTTCGCCGGAATGGCAGCACGTTCTGTGGTAGTAACAAATGAAACACCTTACTTAAGAGAAATATTTAATGAAGGTGAAGAATTAATTTTCTATAACTTTAATGATATAAATGAAATGGTGAAGAACGTACAAGGTATTTTAAAAAATGATGGACAACGTGGAAAAATATCAGAGTCAGCATGGCAAGCCGTAAAAGGAATGCATACATTTGAAGAAAGAGCAAAAGCAATTGTCGATATTTTTCATGATGTGTATCCAAAGACATTAAAATAA
- a CDS encoding acylneuraminate cytidylyltransferase family protein: MKQSILAIIPARGGSKGVPRKNIKNLAGKPLIAWTIEEAKKSKFITRLILSTEDEEIIKVAKQFDCEVPFTRPMDLAQDGTPGIDPVLHAIEQCPGYDYVVLLQPTSPLRTVEDIDGCIEMAIKHHANYCVSVTEPEYSPFWTYTIENGYLNPLIKQDKITPIRQDLPKTFKLNGAVYVAKVSAILQEKSFINSDTKAFIMPTNRSMDIDTELDFEICESILKKRRES; encoded by the coding sequence ATGAAACAGAGCATCTTAGCAATTATTCCGGCCAGAGGAGGCTCGAAAGGAGTACCACGAAAAAATATAAAAAATTTAGCAGGAAAACCTTTAATCGCTTGGACTATAGAAGAAGCAAAAAAATCAAAGTTTATTACACGCTTAATTTTATCTACTGAGGACGAAGAGATTATAAAAGTGGCAAAGCAGTTTGACTGTGAGGTGCCATTTACTCGACCAATGGATTTAGCCCAGGATGGAACACCAGGTATTGATCCAGTTCTACATGCCATTGAACAATGTCCTGGTTATGACTATGTGGTACTTCTTCAGCCTACTTCGCCATTAAGAACTGTAGAGGATATTGATGGTTGTATCGAAATGGCTATTAAACATCATGCTAATTATTGTGTTAGTGTAACAGAACCGGAATATTCACCATTTTGGACGTATACTATTGAAAATGGATATTTAAATCCACTGATTAAGCAAGATAAAATAACTCCAATTCGTCAAGATTTACCAAAAACATTTAAACTAAATGGCGCTGTTTATGTTGCTAAAGTAAGTGCTATATTACAAGAAAAGTCTTTTATTAATAGCGATACAAAAGCATTTATTATGCCAACAAATAGATCAATGGATATTGATACAGAGTTGGATTTTGAAATATGCGAAAGTATATTAAAAAAGAGAAGGGAAAGTTAG
- a CDS encoding nucleotidyltransferase family protein, with translation MGNWKNIVVYAEQTLLETMKIIDDSSLQFAVVVNKENQLLGTVTDGDIRRSILRGEELNTCIYNVMNKMPVFAYEYNTRNECLDILKKYNLKQLPIINKEKQLVNVIFKEIRNLQEENNSVILMVGGLGARLRPLTDKIPKPMLKVGDKPILEIIIEGFKQYGYTNFILSVNYKKEMIQNYFQSGEAFGVNITYIEETKRMGTAGALSMLPERPTKPVFVMNGDLLTQVNFHQLMQFHKEQQAVATMCVREYEYQIPYGVIKTEGANLVSIHEKPIHKNFVNAGIYVLNPEAFDYIPKDVYFDMPTLFETIIADNKAATIFPIREYWLDIGRLDDFEKANLDYGERNV, from the coding sequence TTGGGAAATTGGAAAAATATTGTTGTATATGCTGAACAAACATTACTTGAAACTATGAAAATAATAGATGATTCATCTTTACAATTTGCTGTAGTTGTTAATAAAGAGAATCAATTACTAGGGACTGTAACCGATGGTGACATTCGTCGAAGCATATTACGGGGAGAAGAATTAAATACTTGTATTTATAATGTAATGAATAAAATGCCGGTATTTGCTTATGAGTATAATACAAGGAACGAATGCTTAGATATATTAAAAAAATATAATCTTAAACAGCTACCTATTATTAACAAAGAAAAGCAACTTGTGAATGTAATTTTTAAAGAAATTAGAAACCTCCAAGAGGAAAATAATAGCGTAATTTTAATGGTTGGAGGTTTAGGTGCTAGATTACGTCCCTTAACAGATAAAATTCCTAAACCTATGCTCAAAGTTGGTGATAAGCCGATACTCGAAATTATCATTGAAGGTTTTAAACAATATGGTTATACAAATTTTATTTTATCAGTAAACTACAAGAAAGAAATGATTCAAAATTACTTTCAAAGCGGAGAAGCATTTGGGGTAAATATTACTTATATAGAAGAAACAAAAAGAATGGGCACTGCAGGGGCTCTTTCAATGTTACCAGAGAGACCTACAAAACCTGTATTTGTAATGAATGGAGACCTTTTAACACAGGTTAACTTTCACCAGTTAATGCAATTTCATAAAGAACAACAAGCAGTAGCAACAATGTGTGTACGCGAATACGAATATCAAATCCCTTATGGTGTTATTAAAACAGAGGGAGCAAATTTAGTTTCCATACATGAGAAGCCTATACATAAAAATTTTGTAAATGCAGGTATCTATGTTTTAAATCCTGAAGCATTTGATTATATTCCTAAAGATGTCTATTTTGATATGCCTACTTTATTTGAAACAATTATTGCAGATAATAAAGCAGCAACTATTTTTCCTATTCGGGAATATTGGTTAGATATAGGTAGACTAGATGATTTTGAAAAAGCTAATTTAGATTACGGGGAGCGTAATGTATGA
- a CDS encoding class I SAM-dependent methyltransferase, translated as MAWDKVWNDIFLNQEWGKYPSEDLIRFTARNFYNNHNRKEIKILEVGCGVGANLWYLSREGFSVYGIDGSEIAVKKATQRLDNEIIGWTGEVIQGDILNIPYGDNFFDAVIDSEAIYANDFENAKKIYNEIFRVLKPDGKLFTKHFANGCWGDQTGEKVGYNAWIVDDGPMLGKGLSRFATEEDMKLLLDKFQILEFEIISRSCENQKHLIKEWIVIAQK; from the coding sequence ATGGCATGGGATAAAGTATGGAATGATATATTTTTAAATCAAGAATGGGGAAAATATCCTTCGGAAGATTTAATAAGATTTACTGCTAGAAACTTTTACAATAACCATAATCGAAAAGAAATAAAAATTTTAGAAGTTGGTTGTGGTGTAGGGGCTAATTTATGGTATTTATCGAGAGAAGGATTCTCTGTTTACGGTATAGATGGCTCAGAAATAGCAGTAAAAAAGGCAACTCAAAGATTAGATAACGAAATTATAGGTTGGACAGGAGAAGTTATTCAAGGCGATATACTAAATATTCCTTATGGAGATAATTTTTTTGATGCTGTAATTGATAGTGAAGCTATCTATGCTAATGATTTTGAAAATGCTAAAAAAATCTATAATGAAATTTTTAGAGTCTTAAAACCTGATGGGAAATTATTCACAAAACATTTTGCTAATGGTTGTTGGGGAGATCAAACCGGAGAAAAAGTAGGATATAATGCATGGATAGTAGATGATGGTCCTATGTTGGGAAAAGGTTTATCTAGATTTGCAACAGAGGAAGATATGAAATTACTGTTAGATAAATTTCAAATACTAGAGTTTGAAATAATTAGTAGAAGTTGCGAAAATCAAAAACATTTAATAAAAGAATGGATCGTAATTGCACAAAAATGA
- a CDS encoding GNAT family N-acetyltransferase, with product MIVSIEKAIQVFELLPKDLQSYYMNPTYIAKDSLNNQKLKVCFFVIHQENNIFYHAFYLGNVLDTNLRDILTPYGYGGPIIFGTKIFKEKAINSYKDWCKENKVLAEFIRFHPLANTTESYYGNLLFNRETVYIDLENPGDLIGGFSTRVRTAVKKAYKNNLKVIFSKEPIYLEAFINLYNDLMLNKQAGSDYFFKAEYYKELLKSDHTFLLSVIDTDGEIVASSICFMTDYIAEYHLSASTIKGRNLCATNIIIYEFAKFAKENNVKNFYLGGGTDSSTENSLLFFKKGFSALSKGFYIGSYIHDPINYKDLKTKIGDFDNKKILFYR from the coding sequence ATGATTGTTTCAATCGAAAAAGCGATACAAGTTTTTGAGTTACTCCCTAAAGATTTGCAATCTTACTATATGAATCCTACTTATATTGCGAAAGATTCTTTAAATAATCAAAAATTAAAAGTATGCTTTTTTGTTATTCATCAAGAAAATAATATTTTTTATCATGCATTTTATTTAGGTAATGTGTTAGACACTAATTTAAGAGATATTTTAACTCCATATGGATATGGTGGACCTATTATTTTTGGCACTAAGATATTTAAAGAAAAAGCCATTAATAGTTATAAAGATTGGTGTAAAGAAAATAAAGTATTAGCAGAATTTATAAGGTTCCATCCCTTGGCAAATACAACCGAATCTTATTATGGAAATTTGTTGTTTAATAGAGAAACTGTTTATATTGATTTAGAAAATCCTGGTGACCTAATAGGTGGTTTTAGCACAAGAGTTCGTACAGCTGTAAAAAAGGCATATAAAAATAATTTAAAGGTGATTTTCTCTAAAGAACCTATTTATTTAGAGGCGTTTATAAATCTATACAATGATTTAATGTTGAATAAACAAGCAGGATCAGATTATTTTTTTAAAGCTGAATATTATAAAGAACTGTTAAAAAGTGATCATACTTTCTTATTAAGCGTAATAGATACAGACGGTGAAATAGTAGCGTCTTCAATATGCTTTATGACAGATTATATTGCCGAGTATCATTTGTCAGCTTCAACAATAAAGGGAAGAAATTTATGTGCAACAAATATAATAATTTATGAATTCGCCAAATTTGCTAAAGAAAATAATGTGAAGAACTTTTATTTAGGTGGAGGGACAGATAGTTCTACTGAGAACTCTTTACTCTTTTTTAAAAAAGGTTTTTCAGCTCTGAGTAAAGGTTTTTATATAGGAAGTTATATTCATGATCCAATAAATTATAAAGATTTAAAAACAAAAATAGGAGATTTTGATAATAAAAAAATTTTATTCTACCGTTAA
- the neuB gene encoding N-acetylneuraminate synthase, translating into MKTYIIAEAGVNHNGDVNLAKKLVDIAVKAEANAVKFQTWITENVMSKTAPKAEYQIVNTGSQESQFEMEKKLELTFDEFIELKNYCDENRIEFLSTPFDFESADFLINSLKLSTIKIPSGEITNAPLLLYIAKHHKNIILSTGMATVAEIQQALGVIAFGLINDKTSPSIEAFESAYISEQGQQLLKERVRLLHCTTEYPAPIDEINLLAMKSMSKVFGLPVGYSDHTEGIEISIAAVALGATIIEKHITYDKNAEGPDHAASIEPLELNKMVESIRNVEKSIGNGIKIPSKSELKNREIARKSLVASEAIKSGEYFSDANLAIKRPGSGMSPFYYWELQNQKATRDFNIDEEIN; encoded by the coding sequence ATGAAAACATATATTATAGCAGAGGCTGGAGTCAATCATAACGGAGATGTTAATCTAGCAAAAAAGTTAGTTGATATCGCAGTAAAAGCTGAAGCAAATGCAGTAAAGTTTCAAACTTGGATTACTGAAAATGTAATGAGTAAAACGGCTCCCAAGGCAGAATATCAGATTGTGAATACTGGTAGTCAAGAGAGCCAATTTGAAATGGAAAAGAAGTTAGAATTGACTTTTGATGAATTTATTGAATTAAAGAATTATTGTGATGAAAATAGAATTGAATTTTTATCTACACCATTTGACTTTGAAAGCGCAGATTTTTTAATTAACTCTTTGAAGTTGAGTACAATCAAAATACCATCTGGTGAGATTACTAATGCACCTTTATTACTTTATATTGCTAAGCATCATAAAAATATAATACTTTCCACAGGTATGGCTACAGTAGCAGAGATTCAACAGGCATTAGGTGTTATAGCTTTCGGATTAATAAATGATAAAACTAGTCCTTCAATAGAGGCTTTTGAAAGTGCCTATATATCTGAACAAGGACAACAATTATTAAAAGAAAGAGTAAGGCTATTACATTGTACTACCGAATACCCTGCACCAATAGATGAAATCAACTTATTAGCAATGAAATCAATGAGTAAAGTATTTGGGTTACCAGTTGGTTATTCTGATCATACAGAAGGTATTGAAATATCAATTGCTGCTGTTGCACTAGGAGCAACAATAATTGAAAAACACATTACTTATGATAAAAATGCAGAAGGACCAGATCATGCAGCTTCAATTGAGCCGCTAGAATTAAACAAAATGGTAGAAAGTATTCGAAATGTAGAAAAATCTATTGGAAATGGTATTAAGATTCCTAGTAAATCGGAATTAAAGAATAGAGAAATTGCCAGAAAAAGTTTAGTTGCTTCTGAAGCTATTAAAAGCGGAGAATATTTTAGCGATGCTAATTTGGCAATAAAAAGGCCTGGTAGTGGAATGTCTCCTTTCTATTATTGGGAATTACAGAATCAGAAGGCGACTAGAGATTTTAATATAGATGAGGAGATAAATTAA
- the neuC gene encoding UDP-N-acetylglucosamine 2-epimerase, with product MKRKICIVTGTRAEYGLLTNLMKQIQGEEGFQLQLVVTGMHLSPEFGSTYKQIELDGFRIDEKVEMLLSSDTASGVVKSMGLAMIGFADVFERLMPDLIVVLGDRFEILAVAQTALVMNIPIAHISGGEITEGAIDDSIRHAITKLSSLHFPANDEYKRRIIQLGEQPNRIFVVGDPGVENIRKMNYASQFELEDYFGFNLSKLFLITFHPTTLEPSMAKSQLTELFLALDEFKDYNIIFTKSNADSDGRIINEMIDEYTAKNNTRVKSYFSLGQKRYLSTLKIAKVVIGNSSSGIVEAPVLSVPTVNIGNRQKGRLKAESIIDCDIMKDKIVAAISQAISSDFIDNLENMPLKYDGYETSTEIVEILKDLDFSILTKKKFCDY from the coding sequence ATGAAGCGGAAAATTTGTATCGTAACGGGAACTAGAGCCGAGTACGGTTTATTAACTAATTTAATGAAGCAAATTCAAGGTGAAGAAGGTTTTCAATTACAACTGGTTGTGACAGGAATGCATCTTTCGCCTGAATTTGGAAGCACCTATAAGCAAATTGAATTGGATGGTTTTAGAATAGACGAAAAAGTAGAAATGCTATTATCTTCAGATACAGCTTCAGGTGTAGTGAAATCAATGGGACTAGCGATGATTGGATTTGCAGATGTTTTTGAGCGTTTAATGCCAGACTTAATAGTTGTATTAGGTGATCGTTTCGAAATCTTAGCAGTTGCTCAAACAGCACTTGTAATGAATATCCCAATTGCCCATATTTCAGGTGGAGAAATAACTGAAGGGGCTATTGATGATTCAATCAGGCATGCAATTACAAAATTAAGTTCTTTACATTTTCCTGCAAACGATGAATACAAAAGAAGAATCATCCAATTAGGAGAGCAACCTAACCGAATTTTTGTTGTTGGGGATCCAGGTGTGGAAAATATTAGGAAAATGAATTATGCTTCACAGTTTGAACTAGAGGATTACTTTGGATTTAATTTAAGTAAGCTTTTTCTTATTACGTTCCATCCAACTACTTTAGAACCTAGTATGGCAAAATCTCAACTTACAGAATTATTCTTGGCTTTAGATGAATTTAAAGATTATAATATCATTTTTACAAAATCAAACGCTGACAGTGATGGCAGAATCATAAATGAAATGATTGATGAATATACGGCTAAAAACAATACAAGAGTTAAATCCTATTTTTCTTTAGGTCAAAAAAGATATTTAAGTACTTTAAAAATCGCTAAAGTAGTAATAGGTAATTCTTCAAGTGGTATTGTTGAAGCACCAGTTTTATCCGTACCTACGGTGAATATTGGTAATAGACAAAAAGGAAGATTAAAAGCTGAATCAATTATTGATTGCGATATTATGAAGGATAAAATCGTGGCTGCAATTTCACAAGCTATAAGCAGTGATTTCATTGATAACTTAGAAAATATGCCTCTTAAATATGATGGTTATGAAACATCAACTGAGATTGTTGAGATTTTGAAAGACTTAGATTTTTCAATTTTGACAAAAAAGAAATTCTGTGATTATTAG